CTCTAATAGTAAACCAGTTAGAGAAATTTTGTAGTAATTTAAAACAAACTCTTTTTCTATTTGTGAAATGTCAATTTCTTCAGAAAGATCATTTACTACTTTAAAAACTAGCTTATATACAGCTTTATGTACATGCATCTCTAATTGCTTTAAATCTATAGAATTATAAATATTAAAAATCATTTTTTTATTTTTAGATAAATAATTTAAGATTTTTAAAAAACTTTGTTGCCATTCTTCAAATGTAATATTTTCTTTTATCTCTTTATCAATCTCTGTCTTTAAAATCCACTCTAAAAGATCGTAAATATCTTTAAAATGATAATAAAATGTGCGTCTATTTACACCACAATCTTGTACAATATCATTAATTGTAATTTTATTTAACGATGTTGTGTTCATTAAACTTTTTAATGATGAAGCCAAAGCTTTTTTTGTTATTTGCGACATAAATAAAATTTCCTTTCATCAATATAAATATATTATATTTTACCTAAAATATATAGTCAACGATTACAAAACTCTAAAATTAGACAAAACAATTTTCAATTTAACAATTCCAATTTTTTTAAATTACATATATAGTAATATTATTTTGCAATTTAGGATAACCTTATCATTGTAAATACTCATTTTTTTAGTTTTACAATTTCTTTTGTATATGG
The nucleotide sequence above comes from Paraclostridium bifermentans. Encoded proteins:
- a CDS encoding TetR/AcrR family transcriptional regulator; translation: MSQITKKALASSLKSLMNTTSLNKITINDIVQDCGVNRRTFYYHFKDIYDLLEWILKTEIDKEIKENITFEEWQQSFLKILNYLSKNKKMIFNIYNSIDLKQLEMHVHKAVYKLVFKVVNDLSEEIDISQIEKEFVLNYYKISLTGLLLEWIKNKMEENPEQIIENLNKIVNGDVHKLLLRSESI